The proteins below are encoded in one region of Fulvia fulva chromosome 9, complete sequence:
- a CDS encoding Kinesin-like protein KIF22 yields MSVRVVARVRPLLKNEIEKDVIVTASSAPGDKADSKSIVRIPNPKKESELYSFHFSSVYDQTATQADIFDNEISPTVKHLFKGFDVTLFAYGVTGTGKTHTMRGGKAMADRGAIPRLLSSIYRRARKLEKDTSGETQVEVAMSYYEIYNDRVFDLFEPPDKRTPAGLPIRDNQSGKAVVVGLTERPCTSLKEFEQLYDQANVNRSTSATKLNAHSSRSHAVLCVKITQTIGEEVRVGTASAIDLAGSEDNRRTDNNKDRLVESSAINKSLFVLASCVEAISKKQTRVPYRESKMTRILALGQNNGLTVMILNLAPVRSYQLDTLSSLNFANRTKKIEVNEIENQSFFRDPPAGKSKLEGGKEASAAVPSMNRQPLRPKILSHSSHLQDVPNVPKPAKSFAVFSDKPKAAPRPSPIANTAQARQSRAEVTAIKSPKRMASREAFGRPAKAAKKSEVEAGMSQDAIEALIERKVTEALAGRIDQTAVAADPISDEVQKRLDALEKRVEGQETERAEGLQYLLMAKQHQVRGEDVSALKMYQLALPHFPGNEKLVRKMSALQDKIDAQKAAKHARAAVYEDQPEPVERTARRKQRTDEDESYHEAQEEEQNYDEDEGFVYRPRTKIRRPALQSLHRPTPSDPEPCTKRTPPPDNDSDDELATALIAQTPRTKQLLEIINTKDVSQIKLLKGVGAKKAEAIVNCLCDLDDSVTTLNQLGKLKGVGVKTVENMRTGLQLA; encoded by the coding sequence ATGAGCGTGCGAGTCGTGGCTCGCGTACGCCCGCTGCTCAAGAACGAGATCGAGAAGGATGTCATCGTCACCGCGTCGAGTGCGCCAGGCGACAAGGCCGACAGCAAGAGCATAGTCCGGATACCCAACCCCAAGAAGGAGTCGGAGCTGTACAGCTTTCACTTCAGCAGCGTCTACGACCAGACGGCAACTCAGGCAGACATCTTCGACAACGAGATCTCACCGACAGTCAAGCACCTGTTCAAGGGCTTCGATGTCACCCTTTTCGCGTATGGCGTTACAGGCACGGGCAAGACGCACACAATGCGTGGTGGCAAGGCTATGGCAGACCGAGGTGCAATACCGCGTCTGCTCTCTAGCATATACAGGAGAGCGCGAAAGCTGGAGAAGGACACATCTGGCGAGACGCAGGTGGAAGTCGCCATGAGctactacgagatctacaaCGACCGCGTGTTCGACCTTTTCGAGCCTCCAGACAAGCGGACACCCGCCGGTCTGCCTATTCGCGACAACCAAAGCGGCAAGGCGGTAGTCGTGGGACTCACCGAGAGACCATGCACGTCGCTGAAGGAGTTTGAGCAGCTCTACGACCAGGCCAACGTCAATCGATCGACCTCGGCCACCAAGCTCAACGCACACTCGTCCCGATCACACGCGGTACTTTGCGTCAAAATCACGCAGACGATCGGAGAGGAAGTACGTGTTGGCACCGCCTCGGCTATTGATCTGGCTGGCTCCGAGGACAACCGACGAACGGACAATAACAAAGACCGCCTCGTGGAAAGCTCGGCCATCAACAAGTCACTTTTCGTGTTGGCTTCATGTGTTGAGGCGATCTCGAAGAAGCAAACGCGTGTGCCATATCGAGAATCGAAGATGACGCGAATCCTGGCACTTGGACAGAACAATGGCCTGACAGTGATGATCCTGAATCTAGCACCGGTACGAAGCTACCAACTGGATACCCTCAGCAGTCTGAACTTTGCGAACCGCACCAAGAAGATCGAGGTCAACGAGATTGAGAACCAGTCGTTCTTCCGCGATCCGCCGGCCGGAAAGAGCAAGCTCGAGGGTGGTAAGGAGGCCAGTGCGGCTGTACCCTCCATGAACCGACAACCTTTGCGACCGAAGATCCTATCGCACAGCAGTCACCTGCAAGACGTGCCGAACGTGCCGAAGCCTGCAAAGAGCTTTGCAGTGTTCTCAGACAAGCCGAAAGCCGCACCCAGGCCATCACCTATCGCAAACACAGCCCAGGCAAGACAGTCACGAGCGGAAGTGACTGCTATCAAGTCGCCTAAGAGGATGGCAAGCAGAGAAGCTTTCGGCAGGCCAGCGAAGGCTGCCAAGAAAAGCGAGGTGGAAGCTGGCATGTCGCAGGATGCCATCGAGGCCTTGATCGAGCGCAAAGTGACTGAAGCGCTTGCAGGCAGGATAGATCAGACAGCAGTGGCGGCAGATCCGATCTCGGATGAGGTACAGAAACGACTCGATGCATTGGAGAAGCGCGTGGAAGGTCAGGAAACTGAACGGGCCGAAGGGCTACAGTACTTGCTCATGGCGAAGCAACACCAGGTTCGAGGCGAGGACGTCAGTGCTTTGAAGATGTACCAGCTGGCGCTACCACACTTTCCAGGCAACGAGAAGCTCGTTCGCAAGATGTCGGCTCTCCAGGACAAGATCGATGCACAGAAGGCAGCAAAGCACGCCCGTGCCGCTGTGTACGAAGATCAACCGGAGCCCGTAGAAAGGACCGCACGCCGAAAACAGAGGACTGATGAAGACGAGAGCTATCACGAAGCGCAGGAGGAGGAACAGAACTACGACGAAGACGAAGGCTTCGTATACCGACCACGAACCAAGATACGGCGACCTGCCTTGCAAAGTCTACACCGCCCAACACCGTCAGACCCAGAGCCATGCACGAAGCGAACACCTCCGCCAGATAACGACTCCGACGACGAACTTGCAACGGCATTGATAGCACAGACTCCCCGAACGAAACAGTTACTAGAGATCATCAACACAAAAGACGTCAGTCAAATCAAGCTTCTAAAGGGTGTCGGCGCGAAGAAAGCAGAAGCTATCGTGAATTGTCTATGCGATCTGGATGATAGTGTCACAACTCTTAATCAGCTTGGAAAGTTGAAGGGTGTTGGAGTAAAGACGGTGGAGAATATGCGTACTGGATTGCAACTTGCATAG
- a CDS encoding DNA repair protein rev1, whose amino-acid sequence MGSRLEQKSSLVRKRIEGHTFDDEGGDEYEGSKFGGFPEYFRRKKIKLQNKDADLRAKSKEIPPIFKGVVCHVNGYTQPSLNDLHTMTVQYGGGFIQYLDGKTMVTHIIASNLTPKKKEEFRRYRIVKPAWIVDSIAAGKLLPWDAYRVVDEGVGQRVLGFDNGQVVSQAAKRAQGYREQTETSWYTSQLRSQGSQKKPPKLVQTITPSDDIEDDDDYGLPEITSSIEQALDDSEQSVYPREPSEPRVSTSSSAAAVSALQTPPPSSQPPEAVTDSETIEGPDEVAVTAADAPQSDAGPALQPRQGSQEPDFSHKVVRDSAVFKNISPTKLAGMTAEEHNALLLSDPNIRKSTVVHPDFLEQYYRESRLHHLSTWKADLKSQLQALAAKQTASQKAQPKKVPGQRRYIMHVDFDSFFAAVSLKKHPQYKDKPAVVAHGGGSGSEIASCNYPARKFGISNGMWMKRAQQLCPELKILPYDFPGYEAASRIFYDAIMATGGVVQSVSIDEALVDISAICIAESGSNGVQRNEGAVHREQAKADEFGQKIRDEVLTKTGCAVSVGIGANILQAKVALRKAKPAGQYQLKPEDVLDFIGQLEVTKLPGVAYSIGGKLEDIGVKLVKDILEITKEKLINTLGPKTGEKVWEYARGIDKTEVGDQVTRKSVSAEVNWGVRFENQDQADEFLRNLSAELCKRLLKEHAKGSHLNLKIMKRAADAPLDPPKHLGHGKCDTFNKGLQLGMATNDPAVIAKETVAALRSMSISPGELRGIGMQMSKLVPIKQGSDGIDQASQRKLQFKVGQPAKTVEEKPPSLPTRPSADDPIQDDVQTPEKQRIPSANQPSAVFRPVDPGTPTKNPLNILGTQFILPSQVDPAVLAELPDDIRAKLIKHTTPSNDKKASEAIRQSEPKTASRAQSPAGFVPPQSQLDPSILEALPQDVRAEVLGFYTSPSNRAEKRGEQALLPQSPRKLRTLPPLRQAPPKRGRGRPRGSKNISSLSRNPARDSEASTLTQSNFVARPQRPDETTGTDTEPEAEELDPEVLAALPEDLRQEVIAQQRQARLQRTGGIDLSLHQHAKNARRKKGEVVGPLDRCFTLPARPAMPTFTANKLTDISGLRNTISAWFREFNDEGPYVEDVDALIKYLSDVVIEEHDLGKAVAVVKWMNWVIDDAEDVSDDVITAWKEASTRTRNSVQDAADARQLGKVKFD is encoded by the coding sequence ATGGGCTCGCGTCTGGAGCAGAAGTCATCCCTTGTCCGGAAGCGGATCGAAGGACATACATTCGACGACGAAGGAGGTGATGAGTATGAGGGGTCCAAGTTCGGAGGCTTCCCAGAGTACTTCCGACGCAAGAAGATCAAACTCCAAAATAAAGATGCGGACCTGCGGGCCAAATCGAAGGAGATCCCACCCATCTTCAAAGGCGTTGTCTGTCACGTCAACGGCTATACCCAGCCAAGCTTGAACGACCTGCACACTATGACTGTCCAGTATGGAGGTGGCTTCATTCAGTATCTGGATGGGAAGACCATGGTTACACATATCATTGCGAGCAATCTTACGCCGAAGAAGAAAGAAGAATTTCGTCGCTATCGGATCGTCAAGCCTGCCTGGATCGTTGACAGTATCGCTGCTGGGAAACTACTGCCATGGGATGCCTATCGTGTTGTGGATGAAGGCGTCGGTCAGAGAGTGCTCGGTTTCGACAATGGCCAAGTCGTCAGTCAAGCAGCCAAGCGAGCGCAAGGTTATCGAGAGCAGACCGAGACCAGTTGGTATACGAGCCAACTACGATCTCAGGGCAGTCAGAAGAAGCCACCAAAGTTGGTGCAGACCATCACTCCGTCAGACGATATCGAAGATGACGACGACTATGGACTGCCAGAGATCACAAGCTCGATCGAGCAAGCGCTAGATGATTCTGAGCAGAGTGTATATCCGCGAGAGCCCTCAGAACCGCGTGTAAGTACGTCTTCGTCAGCCGCGGCAGTAAGTGCACTACAGACGCCTCCTCCAAGCAGCCAGCCACCGGAGGCTGTCACCGACTCGGAGACAATCGAAGGGCCCGACGAAGTGGCAGTCACTGCAGCAGATGCACCCCAGTCTGATGCTGGCCCAGCACTGCAACCACGACAGGGCTCCCAGGAACCGGACTTTTCGCACAAGGTAGTTCGTGATTCTGCAGTGTTCAAGAATATTTCACCCACGAAGCTCGCCGGTATGACTGCTGAGGAGCACAATGCTTTGCTACTGAGTGATCCCAATATCAGAAAGTCCACAGTGGTGCACCCAGACTTCCTGGAGCAGTACTACCGAGAATCGCGCTTGCATCACCTGTCTACCTGGAAGGCAGACCTCAAGTCACAGCTCCAAGCTCTGGCGGCGAAACAAACAGCGTCGCAAAAGGCCCAACCCAAGAAAGTACCCGGTCAAAGGCGGTACATCATGCATGTCGACTTCGATAGCTTCTTCGCGGCAGTATCGCTCAAGAAGCATCCACAGTACAAGGATAAACCAGCAGTCGTTGCTCACGGTGGAGGTTCTGGCTCGGAGATCGCAAGCTGCAATTATCCTGCCCGCAAGTTCGGCATCAGTAACGGCATGTGGATGAAACGTGCACAGCAGCTGTGTCCGGAGCTCAAGATACTGCCGTACGACTTCCCGGGTTACGAGGCGGCGAGCAGGATCTTCTACGACGCTATCATGGCTACTGGTGGCGTTGTGCAAAGTGTCAGCATCGACGAGGCGCTTGTGGATATCAGTGCCATATGCATCGCTGAAAGTGGATCGAATGGCGTGCAGCGTAATGAAGGTGCCGTGCATCGTGAGCAGGCCAAAGCAGACGAGTTCGGGCAAAAGATACGGGATGAAGTGCTGACGAAGACTGGCTGCGCTGTCTCAGTCGGAATTGGTGCAAATATCCTGCAAGCCAAAGTGGCATTACGAAAAGCGAAACCAGCTGGTCAATACCAGCTCAAACCTGAGGACGTTCTTGACTTTATTGGTCAGctcgaagttacgaagctacCTGGCGTCGCCTACAGTATAGGCGGCAAGCTTGAGGATATTGGTGTCAAGCTAGTCAAGGACATCCTCGAAATCACAAAGGAGAAACTCATCAACACTTTGGGGCCAAAGACAGGCGAGAAGGTGTGGGAGTACGCTCGTGGCATCGATAAGACTGAAGTCGGCGATCAGGTGACTCGCAAGTCAGTCTCTGCAGAAGTCAACTGGGGGGTCCGCTTCGAGAATCAAGACCAAGCAGACGAGTTTCTTCGTAACCTGAGCGCCGAGCTCTGTAAAAGACTGTTGAAAGAGCATGCCAAGGGTTCGCATCTGAATCTGAAGATCATGAAACGGGCCGCCGATGCTCCTCTCGATCCACCAAAGCATCTCGGGCATGGCAAGTGCGACACGTTCAACAAGGGACTGCAGCTAGGCATGGCAACCAACGATCCCGCTGTCATTGCCAAAGAGACCGTGGCAGCTCTCAGGTCCATGTCGATATCACCCGGCGAACTTCGTGGCATCGGCATGCAAATGTCGAAACTCGTCCCTATCAAGCAAGGGTCCGATGGTATTGACCAGGCAAGCCAGCGAAAACTGCAATTCAAGGTCGGTCAGCCTGCGAAGACGGTTGAGGAGAAGCCACCTTCACTTCCGACGCGGCCTTCTGCCGATGATCCAATACAGGATGACGTCCAGACCCCTGAAAAGCAGCGGATCCCGAGCGCGAACCAGCCGAGCGCAGTGTTCAGACCAGTCGATCCTGGCACACCCACGAAGAACCCTCTCAATATCTTGGGAACACAATTCATACTTCCCAGTCAGGTCGACCCAGCGGTCTTGGCAGAGCTTCCTGACGACATCAGAGCCAAGCTGATCAAGCATACAACTCCTAGCAACGACAAGAAGGCATCTGAGGCAATACGACAAAGTGAACCCAAAACAGCATCTCGAGCGCAATCACCAGCTGGCTTTGTCCCACCGCAGTCACAGCTTGACCCAAGTATATTGGAAGCATTGCCACAAGATGTACGTGCCGAAGTGCTGGGGTTCTACACGTCACCCTCCAACCGTGCCGAAAAGCGCGGAGAACAAGCCTTGTTGCCACAATCACCACGCAAGCTCCGGACTCTGCCACCGTTGCGACAAGCGCCGCCCAAGCGCGGACGAGGCCGACCACGTGGTAGCAAGAACATCAGCAGCTTGTCTCGCAATCCTGCTCGTGATTCCGAAGCATCTACTTTGACACAGTCAAACTTTGTTGCCAGACCTCAGCGACCTGACGAGACCACAGGGACCGACACCGAGCCGGAAGCAGAAGAGCTCGACCCTGAAGTGCTTGCTGCGTTGCCCGAAGACCTTCGTCAGGAAGTCATTGCACAGCAACGCCAAGCTCGCTTGCAAAGAACTGGCGGAATCGACTTGTCGCTCCATCAACATGCGAAGAATGCTCGACGGAAGAAAGGCGAAGTTGTAGGGCCACTGGATCGGTGCTTTACTCTGCCAGCTCGACCTGCAATGCCCACGTTCACTGCCAACAAGCTGACAGATATTTCCGGTCTACGCAACACAATCTCCGCATGGTTTCGGGAGTTCAACGACGAAGGACCGTATGTGGAGGATGTTGATGCACTAATCAAATATCTCAGCGATGTGGTGATTGAAGAGCACGATCTGGGCAAGGCGGTCGCTGTGGTGAAGTGGATGAACTGGGTCATTGATGATGCGGAAGATGTCTCCGACGATGTTATCACTGCTTGGAAAGAGGCGTCAACGAGGACAAGGAACAGTGTTCAGGATGCCGCTGATGCGAGGCAACTTGGGAAGGTGAAATTTGATTAG
- a CDS encoding DNA repair protein rhp54 yields MTVADKENVPPPSTKPRARLYGGTPQSADRLVKPFKCPGANTPSRVSEKPARKRRKVDYAGGDGSVGEGDRPYTNEDRLALATRDVNRFPVFKAKDKDTAFRSRFSIPLKNKDNLGYTQSKGPPLLGLRQGTVFVHKPLHDPSGEFAIVLFDPTVDYRLDAKRLEEAETEPEKKHESPPDKPKLDEPLMHKSLADILGIKKKVDTERPKVPVVIDPRLAKVLRPHQVEGVKFLYKCTTGLIEEGAEGCIMADEMGLGKTLQCITLMWTLLKQSPDAGKSTIQKCIIACPASLVRNWANELVKWLGEGAIIPFAVDGKASKEELTQQMRQWASATGRAVIRPVLIVSYETLRLYVDELRNTPIGLMLCDEGHRLKNAESNTYESLTGLNVKKRVILSGTPIQNDLSEYFALLDFANPAYLGTRLEFRKQYELPILRSRDADGSDKDREKGDERLKELLGKVNKFIIRRTNDILSKYLPVKYEHVVFCNLAPFQLDLYNYFIKSPEIQSLLRGKGSQPLKAIGLLKKLCNHPDLLHLPDDLPGCEKHFPDDYVPKDLRGRDRDVKPYYSGKMQVLARMLARIRQDTNDKIVLISNYTQTLDVFEQLCRNNNYGSLRLDGTMNVNKRQKLVEKFNDPNGEEFVFLLSSKAGGCGLNLIGANRLVLFDPDWNPAADQQALARVWRDGQKKDCFVYRFMTTGTIEEKVFQRQSHKQALSSCVVDSAEDVERHFSVDSLRELFQYKPNTTSDTHDTFKCKRCKNGRQVMKAPAMLYGDTSSWNHFTNEGEQGAMGRIQDLLLRQETAEKDVSAVFQYISH; encoded by the coding sequence ATGACAGTCGCCGACAAGGAGAATGTCCCGCCGCCATCAACCAAGCCACGCGCACGACTCTACGGCGGCACCCCTCAATCGGCCGACCGACTGGTCAAGCCGTTCAAGTGTCCCGGCGCAAACACTCCCTCGAGAGTGTCCGAGAAGCCTGCGCGAAAGCGACGTAAGGTCGACTATGCTGGTGGCGATGGTAGTGTGGGAGAGGGCGACAGGCCATACACCAACGAAGATCGACTCGCCCTCGCGACCCGAGATGTCAACCGCTTTCCCGTCTTCAAGGCCAAAGACAAGGATACTGCTTTCCGGTCACGCTTCTCGATTCCACTGAAGAACAAGGACAATCTAGGATATACGCAGTCGAAAGGACCCCCTCTACTCGGTCTGCGGCAGGGCACAGTCTTCGTCCACAAGCCACTGCACGATCCCAGCGGAGAGTTCGCGATTGTGTTGTTCGACCCGACCGTGGACTACCGACTCGATGCAAAGCGACTAGAAGAGGCAGAGACAGAACCAGAGAAGAAGCATGAGTCGCCTCCAGACAAGCCGAAGCTGGACGAGCCTCTTATGCACAAGAGCCTGGCAGACATCTTAGGTATAAAGAAGAAGGTGGACACAGAACGACCGAAAGTGCCTGTCGTGATTGATCCGAGGCTGGCGAAAGTGCTGCGACCGCATCAGGTCGAGGGTGTCAAATTCTTATACAAGTGTACCACCGGACTTATCGAGGAAGGTGCTGAAGGTTGCATAATGGCAGACGAGATGGGTCTTGGAAAGACCTTGCAGTGCATTACGTTGATGTGGACATTACTGAAGCAGTCGCCTGACGCGGGAAAGAGCACCATACAAAAGTGCATCATTGCATGTCCGGCATCTCTTGTACGAAACTGGGCGAACGAATTGGTCAAATGGTTGGGAGAAGGCGCTATCATACCTTTCGCTGTTGATGGAAAGGCTTCCAAGGAAGAGCTGACACAGCAAATGCGCCAATGGGCGTCTGCGACAGGTCGGGCTGTGATTCGACCAGTTCTGATCGTGTCTTACGAGACACTGCGACTCTACGTGGACGAGCTGCGGAATACACCGATCGGCCTTATGCTTTGCGACGAAGGTCATCGCCTGAAGAACGCAGAGTCGAATACTTACGAATCGCTCACAGGTCTCAACGTCAAGAAGCGAGTCATTCTGTCAGGAACACCCATCCAGAATGATCTCTCAGAGTACTTTGCATTGCTGGACTTTGCTAACCCTGCCTATCTCGGTACTCGACTTGAGTTCAGAAAGCAGTATGAGCTGCCCATCCTCCGAAGCAGAGACGCCGATGGAAGTGACAAAGATCGAGAGAAGGGTGATGAACGTCTCAAGGAGCTTCTGGGCAAGGTCAACAAGTTCATCATTCGACGCACGAACGACATTTTGTCAAAGTACTTGCCTGTCAAGTACGAGCACGTTGTCTTCTGCAATCTGGCGCCGTTCCAGCTGGACCTCTACAACTACTTCATCAAGTCGCCGGAGATCCAGAGTTTGCTCCGTGGCAAGGGAAGTCAACCTCTCAAGGCTATTGGGCTACTAAAGAAACTTTGCAATCATCCCGACTTACTCCATCTGCCAGACGATCTTCCTGGTTGTGAAAAGCACTTCCCGGATGATTACGTACCGAAGGATCTGCGTGGTCGTGATCGCGATGTCAAGCCTTACTATTCTGGCAAGATGCAAGTCCTCGCTCGCATGCTGGCGCGGATACGACAGGATACCAACGACAAGATTGTGCTCATCTCCAACTACACACAAACACTCGATGTCTTCGAGCAGCTATGCAGGAACAATAACTATGGTTCTCTGCGACTCGATGGCACCATGAACGTCAACAAACGTCAGAAGCTGGTAGAGAAGTTCAACGATCCGAATGGCGAAGAGTTCGTCTTCCTGCTGTCGTCAAAGGCTGGTGGATGTGGTCTGAACTTGATTGGCGCAAATCGACTGGTGCTCTTCGACCCTGACTGGAATCCAGCGGCAGACCAGCAAGCCCTCGCTCGTGTTTGGCGTGATGGCCAAAAGAAAGATTGCTTCGTGTATCGATTCATGACGACCGGCACGATTGAGGAGAAAGTCTTCCAGCGTCAATCTCACAAGCAAGCACTATCATCATGTGTCGTTGACTCCGCCGAGGACGTCGAGCGTCACTTCAGTGTCGACTCGTTACGAGAACTGTTCCAGTACAAGCCGAACACTACCAGCGACACTCACGACACCTTCAAGTGTAAGCGCTGCAAGAATGGCAGGCAGGTCATGAAGGCGCCAGCTATGCTTTATGGTGACACAAGTAGTTGGAATCACTTCACGAATGAAGGTGAGCAAGGTGCCATGGGCAGGATCCAGGATCTGCTGCTACGACAGGAGACGGCGGAGAAGGATGTCAGTGCTGTGTTCCAGTACATCAGTCATTGA
- a CDS encoding Cytoskeletal protein syp1, translated as MDRTDYAGMLPKLQPTQAVDILNDRVRQVGRLNTTIADWLQERSRLEEQYAAGLRKLARKALDDIDLGIFSTPWSALTNSLDTQADAHASLASKIDVDVEAPLRAFASSNREMQSMSTVQGNLAAIAKDIDKAQQKSEKLQGKGEKAEANKVANATSDLDNARAQWDSQAPYVFEQLQALDETRVNHLRDLLTQFETLEADQVEKSRVAAESCLNVLLNVETKDEIKTWSLKALASKPAANRSNRASFMPTSTPSRGASSSANALSTIPSNPEDDASQYSASTPEPSKKGGFKGLKRLGTVMSRRSSKQPQALPSTSESPERKPRSGPFAALRRNKDSYGLEPPQEESGSRRPGSPLRMGSEILEAPQSRQEPTSPIRDRAPQLDAVNIPHMNGSRSPTSAAFPNGSHQGDLADLDPPKPAQPEAPMMPTISEPQRDSQGYSLPQRDLDPISQAQADAAAERAEPAYNVNIRQEPIREEGSEVALANVATKLQAPPITQRRLGTVRGRRDARNSAVISTYGPPDQAVARPIAVAAPPTTERAVEPTPINTQVAAPVVQPRPVATEPSSNSLVNSPSGAFTGAAAGGSTFSSFSPTNEPQSPGAAFRPTSRAATLDAHDNQSIRSGRSTASQTNRHPDLQKPGLSSSIVETVSAKFESGNTVSSSIIGEIALAHNSTDRSPSTGQEIIRLDHFSSLDKVAPNPAFLSQNLDRDGEYSVNLATLGSKTQVAFKYQLRADDALTHTPLLLSPVHKITPDATMVIIKYSLHPNFAFPSGTNSVTLHNIMIVHVLEGARASGSQSKPPGTFAREKNLHFWNLGDVTLSQGAEPQQLLVKFTTESEATGGHIEAKWDISGDEAQALGSGLTVSAAEADHDPFADENANPAGGWKLVPNVKKLVSGNYVAKTQ; from the exons ATGGACCGGACGGATTACGCGGGCATGCTG CCCAAGCTGCAGCCTACGCAAGCGGTTGATATTCTGAATGATCGCGTGCGGCAGGTGGGAAGGTTGAATACCACGATTGCGGACTGGCTTCAA GAACGGAGCAGGCTGGAAGAACAGTACGCTGCTGGTCTCAGGAAGCTTGCGCGAAAGGCGTTGGATGATATCGATCTTGG CATCTTCTCAACGCCATGGAGCGCCCTCACCAACTCCCTCGACACCCAAGCCGATGCGCACGCCTCCCTCGCCTCGAAGATCGATGTCGATGTCGAAGCGCCGTTACGCGCCTTTGCTAGCAGCAACCGCGAAATGCAGTCGATGAGCACTGTGCAGGGCAACTTGGCGGCTATCGCAAAGGACATCGACAAGGCACAGCAAAAGTCGGAGAAACTGCAGGGCAAAGGCGAAAAAGCTGAGGCGAACAAGGTCGCGAATGCCACTTCGGATCTGGACAATGCGCGAGCGCAGTGGGACTCGCAGGCGCCGTATGTTTTCGAGCAGCTGCAGGCCTTGGATGAGACTCGGGTCAACCACTTGCGAGATCTGTTGACGCAGTTTGAGACATTGGAAGCCGATCAGGTGGAGAAGAGCAGAGTCGCGGCTGAGTCTTGCTTGAATGTGCTGTTGAACGTGGAGACGAAAGATGAGATCAAGACGTGGTCACTGAAGGCGCTCGCCTCGAAGCCTGCGGCCAATCGATCGAACAGGGCAAGCTTCATGCCTACATCGACTCCATCACGAGGTGCATCATCATCGGCCAATGCGCTTTCCACGATTCCGTCGAATCCGGAGGACGATGCAAGTCAATACAGCGCAAGCACACCCGAACCCAGCAAGAAGGGCGGCTTTAAAGGACTCAAGCGACTTGGTACTGTCATGTCGCGGCGGTCTAGCAAGCAGCCCCAAGCATTGCCATCTACATCGGAATCGCCGGAACGGAAGCCTAGATCTGGGCCATTTGCAGCGCTGCGAAGGAACAAGGACTCGTATGGCCTAGAGCCACCTCAGGAAGAGTCTGGGTCGAGGCGCCCTGGTTCGCCATTGAGGATGGGCAGTGAGATTCTGGAAGCACCGCAGAGCAGACAGGAGCCAACGAGCCCGATTAGAGATCGAGCACCCCAGCTGGACGCCGTCAACATTCCACACATGAACGGCAGTAGGTCGCCGACATCTGCAGCATTCCCCAATGGCAGTCACCAAGGAGACCTGGCAGACCTGGACCCGCCGAAGCCAGCCCAACCCGAAGCACCGATGATGCCAACGATATCTGAGCCACAAAGAGACAGTCAAGGCTATAGCTTGCCCCAGCGAGACCTTGATCCTATTTCGCAGGCGCAGGCAGACGCAGCGGCTGAACGTGCGGAGCCTGCTTATAATGTCAACATTCGACAAGAGCCGATCAGAGAAGAAGGCAGTGAGGTAGCACTTGCGAATGTCGCGACAAAGCTGCAGGCTCCTCCCATCACACAACGAAGGCTTGGAACTGTGCGTGGTCGTCGTGATGCTCGCAATAGCGCTGTGATCAGCACCTACGGTCCGCCAGACCAAGCTGTAGCAAGACCTATTGCAGTCGCTGCACCTCCTACCACAGAACGAGCGGTCGAGCCAACGCCTATCAATACACAAGTCGCAGCTCCTGTCGTCCAACCTCGTCCAGTGGCGACCGAGCCCTCTTCGAACTCTCTGGTGAACTCACCCTCTGGTGCGTTCACTGGGGCCGCGGCCGGAGGATCGACTTTCTCGTCGTTCAGTCCTACCAACGAGCCGCAGTCCCCTGGTGCAGCCTTCCGGCCGACATCGAGAGCTGCTACATTGGATGCTCACGACAACCAATCCATACGCTCTGGACGATCTACCGCCAGTCAAACCAACCGCCACCCTGATCTTCAAAAGCCCGGCCTCAGCTCTTCAATCGTCGAAACTGTCTCTGCTAAATTCGAGAGTGGTAATACTGTCTCGTCTTCGATCATCGGCGAGATCGCACTGGCACACAACTCTACAGATCGAAGCCCCAGTACCGGTCAGGAAATCATCCGCCTCGACCACTTCTCGAGCCTCGACAAGGTCGCCCCTAACCCTGCTTTCCTCAGTCAGAATCTCGATCGCGATGGCGAGTACTCCGTCAACCTCGCCACGCTAGGCTCGAAGACCCAGGTCGCGTTCAAGTATCAGCTTCGCGCTGACGACGCTTTGACGCATACGCCACTGCTCTTGAGCCCTGTTCACAAGATTACACCAGATGCGACCATGGTCATCATCAAGTATTCTTTGCATCCTAACTTTGCTTTCCCATCTGGGACGAATAGCGTCACGTTGCACAATATCATGATTGTGCATGTTCTTGAAGGCGCGAGGGCGAGTGGGAGTCAAAGTAAACCCCCAG GTACATTCGCCCGTGAAAAGAACCTCCACTTCTGGAACCTCGGCGATGTCACCCTCAGCCAGGGCGCCGAACCGCAACAACTCCTCGTCAAGTTCACGACAGAGAGTGAGGCTACCGGTGGCCACATTGAGGCCAAATGGGACATCAGCGGTGACGAAGCGCAAGCTCTCGGCTCTGGCCTGACTGTCAGCGCTGCTGAGGCGGATCATGATCCCTTCGCAGACGAGAATGCAAACCCAGCTGGTGGATGGAAGTTGGTGCCGAATGTGAAGAAGTTGGTGAGTGGGAACTATGTGGCGAAGACGCAGTAG